Proteins encoded in a region of the Aptenodytes patagonicus chromosome Z, bAptPat1.pri.cur, whole genome shotgun sequence genome:
- the GADD45G gene encoding growth arrest and DNA damage-inducible protein GADD45 gamma codes for MTLEEIHGQEPVPAGHDWMQGAGKALHELLVSAQRRGCLTAGVYESAKLMNVDPDNVAFCVLATDEEDEGDIALQIHFTLIQAFCCENDIDIVRVNDVAKLAAIVGPSEESGEPRDLHCILITNPNEDGWKDPALEKLNLFCEESRNVNDWVPTITLPE; via the exons ATGACTCTGGAGGAGATCCACGGACAGGAGCCTGTGCCTGCGGGCCACGACTG GATGCAGGGCGCCGGCAAGGCCCTCCACGAGCTGCTGGTGTCGGCGCAGCGCCGCGGCTGCCTCACCGCCGGCGTCTACGAGTCGGCCAAGCTGATGAATGT CGATCCCGACAACGTTGCTTTCTGCGTGCTGGCCacggatgaggaggatgagggggacATTGCCCTGCAGATCCACTTCACCCTGATCCAGGCCTTCTGCTGTGAGAACGACATTGACATTGTGCGGGTGAACGACGTGGCCAAGCTGGCTGCTATCGTGGGGCCCAGCGAGGAGTCTGGGGAGCCACGCGACCTCCACTGCATCCTCATCACG aaccCAAATGAAGATGGCTGGAAGGACCCAGCTCTAGAAAAGCTGAACTTGTTTTGTGAAGAGAGCCGAAATGTCAATGACTGGGTGCCAACTATCACCCTGCCTGAGTGA